One part of the Odontesthes bonariensis isolate fOdoBon6 chromosome 13, fOdoBon6.hap1, whole genome shotgun sequence genome encodes these proteins:
- the uprt gene encoding uracil phosphoribosyltransferase homolog: MPCHNQQVSNVNSGQEHPMKQVRFANNSNSSSSSSSCSVPAVLTNSEPSDASTQPAIQHNLGPQLKLLPLNDQIRELQTIIRDKTTSRGDFVFCADRLIRLVVEEGLNQLPYSECTVTTPTGYKYEGVKFERGNCGVSIMRSGEAMEQGLRDCCRSIRIGKILIQSDEETQKAKVYYAKFPPDVYRRKVLLMYPILSTGNTVIEAVRVLIEHGVQPRHIILLSLFSTPHGAISIIQEFPEITILTTEVHPVAPTHFGQRYFGTD; this comes from the exons ATGCCATGCCACAATCAGCAAGTGAGCAATGTCAACAGTGGCCAGGAGCACCCAATGAAGCAAGTCCGGTTTGCAAACAACAGCAACAGTAGCAGTAGCAGTAGCAGCTGCAGTGTACCTGCAGTACTGACCAACTCTGAACCAAGTGATGCCTCCACGCAGCCTGCCATCCAACATAACCTGGGACCTCAGCTTAAACTGCTTCCCCTGAACGACCAGATCCGTGAATTACAGACGATAATCAGAGACAA GACGACCAGCAGAggagattttgttttttgtgcagACCGATTG ATCAGACTAGTAGTTGAAGAGGGCTTGAACCAGCTCCCTTATTCAGAGTGCACTGTGACCACTCCGACAG GGTACAAATATGAAGGTGTCAAGTTCGAAAGAGGCAACTGTGGAGTCAGCATTATGAGGAGTG GCGAGGCCATGGAGCAGGGCCTCCGTGACTGCTGCCGCTCCATCCGCATCGGGAAGATCCTCATCCAAAGTGACGAGGAGACGCAGAAAGCAAAGGTCTACTATGCCAAGTTCCCCCCGGATGTGTACAGAAGAAAAGTGCTGCTCATGTACCCCATTCTCA GTACAGGAAACACCGTGATCGAGGCGGTAAGAGTGCTGATTGAGCACGGCGTCCAGCCCAGGCATATTATCCTTCTCAGCCTCTTCTCCACGCCTCATG GAGCCATATCGATAATCCAAGAGTTCCCAGAGATCACCATTTTGACCACAGAGGTCCATCCAGTGGCCCCAACGCATTTTGGACAGAGGTACTTCGGCACCGACTGA
- the zdhhc15b gene encoding palmitoyltransferase ZDHHC15B, which yields MVSEIGWNMALSRGLRCCQRIFSWIPVLIITAVMLWSYYAYVFELCLFTLTNSLEKVVYLLVFHVCFVMFSWTYWKAIFTPPATPCKKFQLSYSDKQRYEMEERPDAQKQVLVDIAKKLPIFTRAQSGAIRFCDRCQVLKPDRCHHCSVCETCVLKMDHHCPWVNNCVGFSNYKFFLLFLAYSMLYCIFIAATVFQYFLKFWVGDLPNGPAKFHVLFLMFVALMFFVSLMFLFGYHCWLVAKNRSTLEAFSAPVFVGGPDRDGFNVGMRRNLQQVFGEDRRLWFIPIVTSQGNGHYFPVKSQSSESRNPLLANEDMWDESEDGSEDGSLVDDVDPSVTIEMEE from the exons ATGGTCTCGGAGATTGGATGGAACATGGCTCTCTCCAGAGGTTTGAGATGCTGTCAAAGGATTTTCTCCTGGATTCCTGTTCTCATAATAACTGCCGTTATGTTGTGGTCATACTATGCCTACGTCTTTGAGCTATGCCTCT TCACGCTCACCAATTCTTTGGAAAAAG TGGTTTATCTACTGGTGTTTCACGTCTGCTTTGTGATGTTCTCGTGGACCTACTGGAAGGCTATTTTCACCCCCCCTGCCACACCTTGCAAAAAG TTTCAGCTGTCGTACTCGGACAAGCAACGATATGAGATGGAAGAGAGGCCAGACGCCCAGAAACAAGTCCTGGTTGACATCGCAAAGAAACTGCCCATTTTCACCCGCGCTCAGTCTGGAG CTATCAGGTTCTGTGACCGCTGCCAGGTACTGAAGCCTGACCGCTGTCACCACTGCTCCGTTTGTGAAAC GTGCGTCTTGAAGATGGACCATCACTGTCCCTG GGTGAACAACTGTGTTGGTTTTTCCAACTAcaagttttttcttctcttcctcGCCTACTCTATGCTGTACTGTATATTCATTGCTGCCACAGTCTTTCAGTATTTCCTCAAGTTCTGGGTG gggGACTTGCCAAATGGGCCCGCAAAGTTCCATGTCCTCTTCCTCATGTTTGTGGCACTCATGTTCTTCGTGAGCCTCATGTTCCTCTTTGGGTACCACTGTTGGTTGGTCGCCAAGAACCGATCCACTTTAG AGGCCTTCTCCGCTCCAGTCTTTGTCGGTGGACCGGACAGAGATGGGTTCAACGTGGGCATGCGCAGAAACCTGCAGCAGGTGTTTGGAGAGGATAGGAGACTGTGGTTTATCCCCATCGTCACAAG CCAAGGGAACGGCCACTACTTCCCCGTGAAGAGTCAGAGCTCTGAGTCACGTAACCCCTTATTAGCTAATGAGGACATGTGGGATGAGTCAGAGGACGGGTCTGAAGACGGAAGCTTGG TCGACGACGTAGACCCCTCTGTTACCATAGAGATGGAGGAATAA